Proteins encoded within one genomic window of Methanosarcina barkeri str. Wiesmoor:
- a CDS encoding zinc ribbon domain-containing protein, which produces MSKDIHFICPKCGNTTYETGEIRTTGGFLSKIFDVQNKRFTHITCKRCKYTELYQADSSMLGNIFDLFTS; this is translated from the coding sequence ATGAGTAAAGATATTCATTTCATCTGCCCCAAATGCGGAAATACCACCTACGAAACCGGCGAGATCCGCACTACAGGCGGCTTTCTCAGCAAAATCTTCGATGTCCAGAACAAAAGATTTACCCATATCACCTGCAAGCGCTGCAAATACACCGAATTATATCAGGCTGACAGCAGTATGCTTGGAAATATTTTCGATCTGTTTACATCGTAA